In the genome of Methanopyrus kandleri AV19, one region contains:
- a CDS encoding 50S ribosomal protein L1 has translation MTITEEDLIEPLRKVVEYSPPRRFLETVDMIVNVKGVDLSDPSQRIDKEVVLPHGRGKPVNVCVIAEGEMAREAEEAGATVINREKLEELAENVREAKKIARRHEFFYAQVDLMPDVGRVLGPVLGPRGKMAKPVPPNADIRALIERAHRTARVRMRDQPVIHTVIGARNMEPEQLAENAMAVLREITSELEKSWAQIDSVYVKTTMGPAERVY, from the coding sequence GTGACGATTACCGAGGAGGACTTGATCGAACCGCTCCGGAAGGTAGTGGAGTACTCCCCACCCCGTCGGTTCCTCGAGACCGTAGACATGATCGTCAACGTGAAGGGAGTCGATCTCTCCGATCCCTCTCAGCGTATCGACAAAGAGGTCGTACTCCCTCACGGTCGCGGCAAGCCCGTGAACGTTTGTGTCATCGCGGAAGGTGAGATGGCCCGAGAAGCTGAGGAGGCCGGGGCGACGGTCATTAACCGCGAAAAGCTCGAGGAACTCGCGGAGAACGTACGCGAAGCCAAGAAGATCGCCCGACGCCACGAGTTCTTCTACGCTCAGGTGGATCTAATGCCGGACGTGGGTAGGGTTTTAGGACCCGTCCTCGGTCCCCGCGGCAAGATGGCCAAGCCGGTGCCACCCAATGCCGACATCCGTGCACTCATCGAGCGGGCCCACCGGACCGCCAGAGTACGGATGCGCGACCAGCCGGTCATTCACACTGTCATCGGCGCCAGGAACATGGAGCCGGAGCAACTCGCCGAGAACGCGATGGCGGTCCTCCGGGAGATAACCTCCGAGCTCGAGAAGAGCTGGGCCCAGATAGACTCCGTGTACGTTAAAACCACGATGGGCCCGGCGGAGCGGGTGTACTGA
- a CDS encoding transcription elongation factor Spt5, protein MAETDSTKLYAVRVQAGREEATADMLVMRARRKVKEEGIETGLKAVIAPEELRGYVIIEVEELTDELRDLIHDLPDTRGIVEKPMDFEEIEHYFAPKPEAVEISEGDVVEILSGPFKGEKARVVSVDESRREITVELLEAPVPIPVTVKMDALRLLREEEYEG, encoded by the coding sequence TTGGCCGAGACCGACTCGACGAAGCTCTACGCCGTCCGCGTGCAGGCGGGTCGAGAGGAGGCCACCGCTGACATGCTCGTGATGCGCGCTCGGAGGAAGGTCAAAGAGGAAGGTATCGAAACGGGTCTAAAGGCTGTGATAGCACCCGAGGAGCTCCGAGGATACGTAATCATCGAAGTTGAGGAGTTAACCGACGAGCTCAGGGATCTAATTCACGATCTTCCGGATACGCGCGGTATCGTTGAGAAACCTATGGATTTTGAGGAGATTGAACACTACTTCGCGCCTAAGCCCGAGGCCGTGGAAATCAGCGAAGGAGACGTCGTCGAGATACTCTCCGGACCCTTCAAGGGGGAGAAGGCACGGGTCGTCAGCGTGGACGAGTCACGTCGTGAGATAACGGTCGAGCTGCTGGAGGCCCCCGTACCCATCCCCGTAACGGTAAAAATGGACGCCCTGCGGCTCCTGCGGGAGGAGGAGTACGAAGGGTAA
- a CDS encoding 50S ribosomal protein L11 has protein sequence MPKEEVEVLIEGGKADPGPPLGPALGPLGVNIQEVVEEINRKTKDFKGMEVPVKIIVDTETREFEVKVGSPPTSAIIKSELGIDKGAHEPRHETVGDLSMEQVIKIAKMKFDDLLSYDLKTAAKEILGTCGSMGVTVEGKDPKEVQKEIDEGKWDDLFEKYEEEEE, from the coding sequence ATGCCGAAGGAAGAGGTTGAAGTTCTCATCGAAGGAGGTAAAGCTGACCCTGGACCACCGCTCGGACCCGCTCTAGGTCCGCTCGGTGTTAACATACAGGAAGTTGTTGAAGAGATTAACCGTAAGACGAAGGACTTCAAAGGTATGGAAGTCCCAGTCAAGATCATAGTTGACACGGAGACCAGAGAGTTCGAAGTGAAAGTTGGATCACCTCCGACTTCTGCGATAATCAAGTCAGAACTTGGTATTGATAAGGGAGCGCATGAACCTAGACACGAAACAGTGGGCGATCTCTCGATGGAACAGGTGATCAAAATCGCGAAAATGAAGTTCGACGATTTACTGTCATATGATTTGAAGACGGCGGCTAAAGAGATCCTAGGAACATGTGGAAGTATGGGAGTTACGGTTGAAGGGAAGGATCCAAAGGAGGTTCAGAAAGAAATCGACGAAGGAAAGTGGGATGACCTGTTCGAGAAGTACGAGGAGGAAGAGGAGTAA
- a CDS encoding protein translocase SEC61 complex subunit gamma → MSTYEELISLLRDCKRVLRAARKPTWDEYIESAKIAGLGILIVGGVGFLIRVIVQLIELYT, encoded by the coding sequence GTGAGTACCTACGAAGAACTGATCTCCCTGTTACGGGACTGTAAGCGCGTCCTTCGAGCCGCCCGGAAGCCTACCTGGGACGAGTACATAGAGTCGGCTAAGATCGCCGGACTCGGCATTCTCATCGTGGGCGGAGTAGGGTTCCTGATCAGAGTGATCGTGCAGTTGATCGAGCTCTACACGTGA
- a CDS encoding NTPase translates to MPHNVVLTGRPGIGKTTVCLKVRNVLEEEGYTVGGIYCPEIREGGRRIGFEIVDLTEGDRYLLAREGASGPRVGRYGVFVDNLERAAESIERAVKRTDVVIVDEVGPMELKSNAFVDAVRRAADAHTPAIFVVHERSRHPVVVDLREERPDVVRFRVTLSNRDELSDRILEHVLEWLEER, encoded by the coding sequence CTGCCTCATAACGTCGTTCTTACCGGTCGTCCCGGTATCGGTAAGACCACAGTTTGTCTCAAAGTTCGTAACGTTCTAGAGGAGGAGGGCTACACCGTCGGCGGAATCTATTGCCCCGAGATCAGGGAGGGTGGTCGACGGATAGGCTTCGAGATCGTCGACCTCACCGAGGGTGACCGGTACCTACTGGCAAGGGAAGGAGCTTCGGGGCCCAGAGTCGGTCGTTACGGGGTTTTCGTCGATAACCTCGAGCGGGCCGCCGAATCCATCGAACGTGCCGTGAAAAGGACCGACGTCGTGATCGTCGACGAGGTCGGCCCCATGGAGCTCAAGTCGAACGCGTTCGTAGACGCCGTGAGACGGGCGGCCGACGCGCACACACCCGCGATCTTCGTAGTGCACGAGCGATCGCGACATCCAGTCGTAGTGGATCTTAGGGAGGAACGCCCCGACGTCGTGCGTTTCCGGGTCACACTTTCCAATAGGGATGAGTTGTCCGACAGAATCCTCGAGCACGTGCTTGAGTGGTTGGAGGAGAGGTGA
- a CDS encoding adenine deaminase, with product MIWDGGRLLGVTRNEPEHADVIDVDGIICPGFVDAHVHVESSGLRPARYAEIVVREGTTAVVWDPHEVVNVSGELGLEWAVKTAEEALPFKFYIALPSCVPALGPPYETVEGEITVDVARKFASHPMVVSVGELMDVAGVMEGEKDEFIELKSLYGLTVDGHAPGLTGFEAMRYFAAGPETDHECSTAEEFTSRRELGVWTFVRQGSSSKDMEVALETLEDLRGVCFVTDDLHVKDMDEISLRKIVGRAIEAGFDPLESLSAVTLNPSLCYGLQSGRLVPGFHADIVVVEDLDENMELTDVWIGGKRSERVRFRDAEAELPDVELSVDPREVSFQDGKYEVRCVGLVRGSIRTEEIVREITVKDGAVKDDDVAFLVVTDRYGQGSWSIGFVEGFEELDCAVVSTVAHDSHNVVVAGRRLDDVRRALQLVSEVGGCVGAVAGDRAEFVRLDVAGLMSSSDPEEVKKSYEDVLELIRSSSGVDWDPFQALSFVTLPVVPELRLTDRGLVKVEPDEIRFVDIITDGDPVE from the coding sequence GTGATCTGGGACGGAGGTAGGCTGCTTGGAGTGACGCGAAATGAGCCCGAGCACGCCGATGTGATCGACGTTGACGGGATCATCTGCCCTGGGTTCGTGGACGCTCATGTCCACGTGGAAAGTTCCGGACTGAGGCCGGCCCGATACGCCGAAATCGTCGTACGTGAAGGCACCACGGCCGTCGTTTGGGACCCTCACGAGGTCGTGAACGTCTCAGGCGAGCTCGGACTTGAATGGGCCGTCAAGACCGCGGAAGAAGCCCTGCCGTTTAAGTTCTACATCGCGCTACCGTCGTGCGTCCCGGCACTAGGGCCTCCCTACGAGACCGTGGAAGGCGAGATCACGGTCGACGTGGCTCGAAAGTTTGCGAGCCATCCCATGGTAGTTTCCGTAGGAGAGCTGATGGACGTCGCTGGAGTCATGGAGGGAGAAAAGGACGAGTTCATCGAGCTGAAGAGCCTGTACGGTCTGACGGTAGACGGACACGCCCCCGGCCTCACAGGGTTCGAAGCGATGCGATACTTCGCGGCCGGTCCTGAGACCGATCACGAGTGCTCGACCGCGGAAGAATTCACCTCAAGACGAGAGCTCGGAGTCTGGACCTTCGTCCGACAGGGCTCATCCTCGAAGGACATGGAAGTAGCACTGGAAACGTTGGAGGACCTCCGCGGTGTGTGCTTCGTTACCGACGATCTGCACGTTAAGGACATGGACGAAATATCACTCCGGAAAATAGTAGGGCGTGCGATCGAGGCGGGTTTCGATCCGCTGGAGTCCCTCAGCGCGGTCACGTTGAATCCGTCCCTGTGTTACGGCTTACAATCAGGACGTTTGGTACCAGGGTTCCATGCCGACATAGTGGTGGTCGAAGATCTCGACGAGAACATGGAACTCACGGACGTGTGGATCGGAGGCAAACGTTCGGAACGTGTCCGGTTCCGAGACGCGGAGGCCGAATTACCCGACGTCGAGCTCTCCGTCGACCCGAGAGAAGTATCGTTTCAGGACGGGAAATACGAGGTCAGGTGCGTTGGGCTGGTGAGAGGTTCCATTCGCACGGAAGAAATCGTACGAGAGATCACCGTCAAGGACGGAGCGGTGAAGGACGACGACGTGGCGTTTCTGGTCGTGACGGACCGATACGGGCAGGGCAGCTGGTCGATAGGGTTCGTGGAAGGGTTCGAGGAACTCGACTGTGCCGTGGTGTCCACGGTAGCTCACGACTCACACAACGTGGTGGTCGCGGGTAGACGCCTCGATGACGTGCGCAGGGCTCTGCAGCTCGTCTCCGAGGTGGGAGGGTGCGTAGGGGCCGTCGCGGGAGACCGAGCCGAGTTCGTACGACTGGACGTGGCGGGATTGATGAGCTCCTCGGACCCCGAGGAGGTGAAGAAATCCTACGAGGACGTGCTCGAGTTGATTCGATCGAGTTCCGGTGTCGATTGGGATCCGTTCCAGGCTCTATCTTTCGTGACCCTTCCGGTGGTCCCGGAACTGAGGCTCACGGATCGAGGGTTAGTGAAGGTAGAACCGGACGAGATCCGCTTCGTCGACATAATCACTGACGGGGATCCAGTCGAGTGA
- a CDS encoding 50S ribosomal protein L10, with amino-acid sequence MAVKAKGQPPSGYEPKVAEWKRREVKELKELMDEYENVGLVDLEGIPAPQLQEIRAKLRERDTIIRMSRNTLMRIALEEKLDERPELEPLLDYIEGPVAFIFTNLDPFKLYKLLEESKASAPAKPGDIAPEDIVVPEGPTPFEPGPIVSELQQAGLPAQIQDGKVVITKDTVLVKEGEEIDEKTAEILKKLEIEPMEVGVDIVAIVAEGTLFERDDLAIDFDEYEDMAKEAAQHAFNLSINAAIPTAETADVIVAKAHTEALNLAVNAGVPVPDETVMGCILAKAHGEMLALAGAIAEVDEEALDEELLEMVSRSAEAAERKEKEEEEEEEAEEEEAEEEEEEEEEEAAAGLGALFG; translated from the coding sequence ATGGCCGTCAAAGCGAAGGGACAGCCGCCCTCCGGCTACGAGCCTAAGGTCGCGGAGTGGAAGAGGAGAGAGGTTAAGGAACTCAAAGAGCTGATGGACGAGTACGAGAACGTGGGTCTCGTCGACCTCGAGGGGATCCCGGCACCACAACTGCAAGAGATCAGGGCGAAGCTCCGCGAGCGTGACACCATCATCAGGATGTCCAGGAACACCCTGATGCGAATCGCACTGGAGGAGAAGCTGGACGAGCGACCCGAACTGGAGCCGCTACTGGACTACATCGAGGGTCCTGTGGCGTTTATATTCACGAACCTCGACCCGTTCAAGCTGTACAAGCTTCTGGAGGAGAGCAAAGCCTCAGCGCCCGCTAAGCCAGGCGACATCGCTCCAGAGGACATCGTCGTACCGGAAGGTCCCACACCGTTCGAACCCGGACCGATCGTAAGCGAGCTCCAGCAGGCCGGTCTACCGGCTCAGATCCAGGACGGAAAGGTAGTCATCACTAAGGACACCGTGTTGGTTAAGGAAGGGGAGGAGATAGACGAAAAGACCGCCGAGATCCTCAAGAAGCTCGAAATCGAGCCGATGGAGGTAGGAGTCGATATCGTAGCGATCGTAGCCGAAGGGACGCTATTCGAGCGCGATGATCTTGCGATCGACTTCGACGAGTACGAGGACATGGCCAAGGAGGCCGCGCAGCACGCGTTCAACCTGTCGATCAACGCGGCCATACCGACGGCGGAGACCGCGGACGTTATCGTCGCGAAGGCGCACACGGAGGCGCTCAACCTGGCAGTCAACGCGGGAGTGCCAGTACCGGACGAGACGGTTATGGGATGCATCCTGGCCAAGGCTCACGGAGAGATGCTGGCACTGGCGGGAGCTATCGCCGAGGTGGACGAGGAAGCTCTCGACGAAGAGCTATTAGAGATGGTGAGCCGGTCGGCCGAGGCGGCCGAACGGAAGGAAAAGGAGGAAGAGGAAGAAGAGGAAGCCGAGGAGGAAGAGGCGGAGGAAGAAGAGGAAGAGGAGGAAGAAGAGGCGGCGGCAGGTCTCGGAGCTCTATTCGGTTAA
- the tfrA gene encoding fumarate reductase (CoM/CoB) subunit TfrA, whose translation MECDVLVIGGGGAAARAAIEAARRNLNVVIVSKGAVGRSGCTVMAEGGYNAVLRTADPDDSFDAHFRDTVEGGAYLNDQDMVEILVREAPKRLLDLENFGAVFDRNEDGTLAQRPFGGQSKPRTCYAGDRTGHEIMMALLDEVRRLDGITVLERTMGYGLVRDHDGRVVGAVCVDLQTEDTIVITAYATVLATGGAGQLYPVTTNPVHKTGDGYAMALRVGCPLIDMEMVQFHPTGMVYPESVRGVLVTEAVRGEGGRLYNARGERFMKRYDPERMELATRDVVARAIYREIKEGRGTEHGGVYLDVTHLPDEVIEEKLETTLKQFLRVGVDIRNEPMEVAPTAHHFMGGVPIDADGKTPIPGLFACGEVTGGIHGANRLGGNALADTQVFGYRAGRAAAELALKLRRRGRRIQVRKTDAPTVESEIWSTVGQEDPIRVREKLRETMWEYVGLERSEKGLKTAIKTLNELKETVESGLDDEYGLRPVLEVRNMVEVAIAVARSALYRTESRGAHYRSDYPERDDKRWLRHTVYRPNGSLATRPAKITRLDPRQ comes from the coding sequence CTGGAATGTGACGTGCTCGTGATCGGAGGTGGTGGTGCGGCCGCCCGTGCGGCGATCGAGGCCGCTAGGAGGAATCTGAACGTGGTGATCGTCTCCAAAGGTGCCGTGGGTAGAAGTGGATGCACCGTCATGGCGGAAGGGGGCTACAACGCGGTCTTACGCACGGCCGATCCGGATGACTCCTTCGACGCTCACTTCCGCGACACCGTCGAGGGAGGCGCCTACCTCAACGATCAGGACATGGTAGAAATCCTCGTACGAGAAGCACCTAAGCGCTTACTCGACCTAGAGAACTTCGGAGCCGTGTTCGACCGTAACGAGGACGGTACCCTAGCCCAGCGTCCTTTCGGTGGTCAATCTAAGCCCCGTACTTGCTACGCCGGTGACCGTACGGGACACGAGATAATGATGGCGTTGCTGGACGAAGTTCGCCGCCTCGACGGTATCACCGTTCTGGAACGCACAATGGGATACGGACTGGTTCGAGATCACGACGGAAGGGTAGTGGGCGCGGTATGCGTGGACCTTCAAACCGAGGATACCATCGTCATCACGGCCTACGCCACCGTTCTAGCTACAGGGGGCGCGGGTCAGCTCTACCCCGTCACCACGAACCCCGTCCACAAGACCGGTGACGGGTACGCCATGGCCTTACGCGTCGGTTGCCCGCTCATTGACATGGAAATGGTTCAGTTTCACCCCACTGGAATGGTGTATCCCGAGAGCGTTCGCGGAGTTTTGGTTACGGAAGCCGTTAGAGGTGAGGGAGGACGGCTTTACAACGCCAGAGGCGAGCGGTTCATGAAGCGCTACGATCCCGAGAGGATGGAGCTGGCGACGCGCGACGTCGTAGCTCGGGCTATTTACAGGGAGATCAAAGAGGGACGTGGGACGGAGCATGGTGGAGTTTACCTGGACGTCACTCACCTGCCCGACGAGGTGATCGAGGAGAAGCTCGAGACTACGCTCAAGCAGTTCCTGCGCGTGGGCGTGGACATTCGAAACGAACCCATGGAGGTGGCTCCCACGGCCCATCACTTCATGGGAGGGGTCCCGATCGACGCCGACGGGAAGACGCCGATCCCGGGTCTCTTCGCGTGCGGTGAGGTTACGGGAGGTATCCACGGAGCGAACCGACTCGGCGGAAACGCCCTGGCCGATACACAGGTTTTCGGGTACCGCGCCGGAAGGGCCGCCGCCGAGCTCGCCTTGAAGTTACGGAGACGAGGTCGTAGGATACAGGTGCGCAAGACCGATGCGCCGACGGTGGAGTCCGAGATTTGGTCCACCGTCGGTCAAGAGGATCCGATTCGAGTGCGCGAGAAGCTCCGGGAGACGATGTGGGAATACGTGGGTCTGGAGAGGTCCGAGAAAGGTCTCAAGACGGCGATCAAAACCCTCAACGAGCTCAAGGAGACCGTGGAATCCGGTCTAGACGATGAATACGGGTTACGGCCGGTCTTAGAGGTGCGCAACATGGTAGAGGTGGCTATCGCCGTCGCGCGATCCGCCCTTTATCGGACCGAGAGCCGTGGAGCTCACTATCGGTCGGATTATCCCGAACGCGATGACAAACGGTGGCTTCGTCACACTGTCTACAGGCCCAACGGCTCTCTGGCCACCCGTCCCGCTAAGATCACTCGACTGGATCCCCGTCAGTGA
- the ftsZ gene encoding cell division protein FtsZ translates to MEQIVKNALERVEREQGGDDPPSSRGTDDDQELMEVLERARARILVVGVGGAGNNTATRLKEEGIGGAEVIAINTDAQDLVSCKADRKVLIGYELTRGLGAGGDPRVGEEAAKEDMEKIKEVVEGADMVFVTCGLGGGTGTGAAPIIAEVARKEGALTIGVVTLPFSVEGRRRIENALEGLERLRQVADTCIVIPNDRLLEIVPDLPIAAAFKVADEVLINAVKGITEMITQPGLMNLDFADVRAVMENGGFALIGIGEAENDSESGSRAVQAVENALNNPLVDVEVSGATGALVNIVGGKDLTLKEAEEVVELVASELSEDATVIWGAQIDEDLNDVLRVTVIVTGIEDADLEAMFTGPRQPKRTEVKEVAAESSRPEKVPEVSKGGAESSEDERPSSLEDLEKIL, encoded by the coding sequence TTGGAGCAGATAGTGAAGAACGCGCTGGAGCGCGTCGAACGAGAGCAGGGGGGCGACGACCCGCCGTCGTCCCGGGGGACCGACGACGATCAGGAGTTGATGGAAGTCCTTGAGCGGGCCCGGGCCAGGATACTCGTAGTCGGTGTGGGGGGAGCCGGCAACAACACCGCTACTAGGCTCAAAGAGGAAGGTATCGGAGGCGCCGAGGTAATAGCGATTAACACCGACGCTCAGGACCTCGTTTCGTGTAAGGCCGACCGGAAAGTGCTCATCGGGTACGAGCTGACCCGAGGATTGGGTGCCGGTGGTGACCCGCGCGTCGGCGAAGAGGCGGCTAAGGAGGACATGGAGAAGATCAAAGAGGTCGTCGAGGGCGCTGACATGGTGTTCGTCACCTGCGGTCTCGGCGGTGGCACCGGCACGGGAGCGGCACCGATCATCGCCGAAGTCGCCCGCAAGGAGGGAGCGCTCACGATCGGCGTTGTCACGCTCCCGTTCTCGGTCGAAGGTAGGAGGAGGATAGAGAACGCCCTTGAGGGTTTGGAACGGTTGAGGCAGGTGGCCGATACGTGCATAGTCATCCCTAACGACCGCTTGTTAGAGATAGTCCCGGACCTCCCCATCGCGGCAGCTTTCAAGGTGGCGGATGAAGTCCTCATCAACGCCGTGAAAGGAATCACCGAGATGATCACACAGCCCGGTCTCATGAATCTCGACTTCGCCGACGTGAGAGCCGTGATGGAGAACGGAGGTTTCGCCCTGATAGGCATAGGCGAAGCCGAGAACGATTCCGAGTCCGGTAGCCGGGCCGTCCAAGCCGTGGAGAACGCACTTAACAACCCGCTGGTTGACGTCGAAGTGAGCGGTGCCACCGGTGCCTTAGTCAACATCGTCGGTGGGAAAGATCTCACGCTTAAAGAGGCCGAAGAGGTCGTGGAGTTGGTAGCTTCGGAACTGTCGGAGGATGCCACAGTCATCTGGGGAGCTCAGATCGACGAGGACCTGAACGACGTGCTCCGCGTCACCGTAATAGTTACTGGAATCGAAGACGCCGACCTCGAGGCCATGTTCACGGGTCCAAGACAGCCGAAACGTACCGAGGTGAAGGAGGTGGCCGCCGAGTCTTCTCGGCCCGAAAAAGTCCCCGAGGTGTCGAAAGGAGGTGCGGAATCATCCGAAGATGAGAGACCGTCCTCACTCGAGGATCTGGAGAAGATCCTCTAA